The following proteins are co-located in the Trichormus variabilis 0441 genome:
- a CDS encoding non-ribosomal peptide synthetase: MNKMTVFAFLSSLNRLGIKVWIEDKQLRYRAPKGVMTPNIKQDLMEQKNEILNCLQQSINTKKLAFEPILPTERNHHLPLSFSQERMWFLHQLESGSGAYTIAFAVRLEGNLNIKALEQAIGEIVQRHEVLRTRFEIKNNKPVQVIDPKITLALPVVDLKNVVDPWQQVEELAIKEACKAFDLANDSVLRVMLWTVSQNDYALLFAIHHIAADGWSKGVFINELSAYYRAIAKGDSVVLPELPVQYADYSLWQRHHLTNQTLEHQLSYWKQQLAGASPVLELPTDHPRPVIQTFRGGIERFQIDGKLTQQLQKLSQGSGSTLFMTLLAGFVVLMSRYSGQRDLVVGSPIANRNRQEIEGLIGLFVNTLALRFDLSPEQTFNTLLEQVKQVTQDAYENQDLPFEMLIEELHLERSLDRSPLVQVMFALQNAPKNSWDLPNLKVEEMPWELDAVRFDLEVHFWEVPQGLEGICYYSSDLFDGATIARMMKHFQNLLANIVTNPQQSVNQLPLLTAPEKQQLLIEWNNTDTDYPRNQCIHHLFAAQVQKTPDAIAVVYGEQQLTYHQLNTQANQLAHYLQKLGVKPGVLVGICVERSVSMIVGLLAILKAGGAYVPLDTEYPQERLAFIIEDTQLSVLLTTQKIAETLPQDQGRVVCFDTDIEAIALESQQNPTVEVTADHLAYVIYTSGSTGTPKGVVVDHKAVNRLVINTNYINIKPTDVIAQAANCTFDAATFEIWGALLNGARLLGVRKDLALSPKQFATFMRSQDISVLFLTTALFNQIAQAVPSAFNSLRYLLFGGEAVDVKWVREVLNNGAPQQLLHVYGPTENTTFTSWYLVQDVPEDATTIPIGRPIANTQIYLLDSQLQPVGVGVPGEIYIGGDGLAREYLNRPELTQQKFIPNAFSSDSHSCLYKTGDKARYLSDGNIEFLGRIDHQVKIRGFRIELGEIETVLSQHPLLKESVVVVREDSPGDKRLVAYLVPAVNDYTHDNQKLVPQVREYIQQKLPNYMVPQAFVLLHALPLTPNGKVDRRALPQPDIATRNLSTGTVLPRTPIEAQLAQIWSEVLGVETIGVKDNFFELGGHSLLATQVLSQINSTFGLDLSIQIMFESPTVAGIAAYIEVVNLVTQNLSNKEVSSEVVEF, translated from the coding sequence ATGAATAAAATGACAGTATTTGCATTTTTATCTTCGTTAAATAGGTTAGGTATAAAAGTTTGGATTGAAGACAAGCAACTACGTTATCGCGCACCCAAGGGAGTAATGACTCCAAACATCAAGCAGGATTTGATGGAGCAAAAGAACGAAATTTTGAACTGTCTTCAACAATCAATAAATACAAAAAAACTAGCTTTTGAACCTATTTTACCTACTGAGCGCAATCACCATTTACCTTTATCTTTTAGTCAAGAAAGGATGTGGTTTTTACATCAGTTGGAAAGTGGAAGTGGTGCTTATACAATAGCTTTTGCTGTGCGCCTAGAGGGAAATCTCAATATCAAAGCTTTGGAACAAGCTATCGGGGAGATAGTGCAGCGTCATGAGGTTTTGCGTACTCGCTTTGAAATCAAAAATAATAAGCCAGTACAAGTAATAGACCCCAAAATAACCTTAGCATTGCCAGTAGTGGATCTGAAAAATGTGGTAGATCCCTGGCAACAAGTCGAGGAACTGGCAATAAAAGAAGCCTGCAAAGCATTTGATTTAGCGAATGATTCTGTGTTGCGGGTGATGCTCTGGACAGTTTCTCAAAATGATTATGCACTATTGTTTGCTATTCACCATATTGCTGCTGATGGTTGGTCAAAAGGTGTTTTCATAAACGAACTTTCTGCTTATTATCGAGCTATTGCCAAGGGGGATTCTGTGGTATTGCCAGAGTTACCTGTGCAGTATGCAGACTATAGCTTATGGCAACGCCACCACCTGACAAATCAGACACTAGAGCATCAATTAAGCTACTGGAAACAGCAGTTAGCAGGAGCGTCACCTGTATTAGAACTACCTACAGATCATCCCCGCCCGGTTATACAGACTTTTCGAGGGGGTATAGAACGATTTCAAATAGATGGTAAGCTGACGCAACAACTCCAGAAACTCAGCCAAGGTTCAGGAAGCACGTTGTTTATGACGCTGCTGGCGGGTTTTGTTGTGTTAATGTCTCGCTACAGTGGGCAAAGGGATCTGGTTGTTGGTTCTCCAATTGCCAATCGCAACCGTCAAGAAATTGAAGGGTTAATTGGACTTTTTGTCAATACTTTGGCATTGAGATTTGATCTGTCCCCAGAACAGACCTTTAATACCTTACTAGAGCAGGTAAAACAGGTTACTCAAGACGCTTATGAGAATCAGGATTTGCCCTTCGAGATGTTAATCGAAGAGTTACACCTTGAGCGAAGCCTAGATCGTAGCCCACTGGTGCAAGTGATGTTTGCGCTTCAGAACGCTCCGAAAAATTCTTGGGATCTACCTAATTTGAAGGTCGAGGAAATGCCTTGGGAGCTTGATGCAGTGCGGTTTGACTTAGAAGTTCATTTCTGGGAAGTTCCCCAAGGTCTTGAGGGGATTTGTTATTACAGCAGCGATTTATTTGATGGGGCAACGATCGCCCGCATGATGAAACATTTCCAGAATTTGTTGGCAAATATTGTCACTAACCCACAACAATCAGTCAACCAATTACCCCTACTCACAGCACCAGAAAAACAGCAATTATTAATAGAGTGGAACAACACTGATACTGATTATCCCCGTAATCAATGTATCCATCATTTATTTGCTGCCCAAGTCCAAAAAACTCCTGATGCGATCGCTGTAGTATATGGAGAACAACAACTCACATATCACCAGTTAAATACACAAGCAAATCAATTAGCACATTATTTGCAAAAACTAGGTGTGAAACCAGGTGTGTTGGTGGGTATTTGCGTTGAACGTTCTGTCTCTATGATTGTTGGGTTGTTGGCAATTCTCAAGGCAGGCGGGGCTTATGTGCCTTTGGATACAGAATATCCTCAAGAGCGTTTGGCTTTCATCATCGAAGACACACAGCTATCGGTGCTATTGACAACACAGAAAATAGCTGAAACTCTGCCCCAAGATCAAGGGCGTGTTGTCTGCTTTGATACTGATATAGAAGCGATCGCTCTAGAGAGTCAGCAAAACCCCACGGTAGAAGTCACAGCCGATCATCTTGCTTATGTCATCTATACTTCAGGCTCAACAGGGACACCCAAAGGAGTTGTTGTTGACCACAAAGCAGTGAACCGCTTGGTGATCAACACAAACTATATCAACATCAAACCCACAGATGTCATTGCTCAAGCTGCAAATTGCACCTTTGACGCTGCAACCTTTGAAATTTGGGGAGCCTTGCTTAACGGAGCGCGGTTGTTAGGAGTGAGAAAAGATTTGGCACTTTCCCCCAAACAGTTTGCAACTTTTATGCGATCGCAAGATATCAGCGTATTATTCTTAACAACTGCCTTGTTCAATCAAATCGCTCAAGCAGTCCCCTCTGCTTTCAATTCACTGCGGTATCTTTTATTCGGCGGTGAGGCTGTTGATGTTAAATGGGTCAGAGAAGTACTAAACAATGGTGCGCCCCAGCAACTACTCCACGTTTATGGGCCAACAGAGAATACCACATTTACTTCCTGGTACTTAGTACAGGATGTTCCCGAAGACGCTACAACCATTCCCATCGGGCGACCAATTGCTAACACACAAATTTACTTGCTAGATTCCCAACTGCAACCAGTGGGCGTTGGTGTACCAGGAGAAATTTACATTGGGGGTGATGGTTTAGCCAGAGAATATCTCAACCGACCAGAGTTAACACAACAGAAATTTATTCCTAACGCCTTTAGTTCTGATTCCCATTCATGTCTCTACAAAACGGGAGATAAAGCGCGTTACCTGAGTGATGGCAATATTGAATTTCTTGGTCGGATAGATCATCAGGTGAAGATTCGCGGCTTTCGTATCGAATTGGGAGAAATCGAAACCGTTTTGAGTCAACACCCCTTATTAAAAGAAAGTGTTGTGGTAGTAAGAGAGGACTCCCCTGGAGACAAACGTCTAGTAGCTTATTTGGTTCCAGCTGTTAATGACTACACTCATGACAACCAGAAGCTAGTGCCGCAAGTACGCGAATATATCCAACAAAAGCTACCGAATTACATGGTGCCACAAGCTTTTGTTCTCCTCCATGCCTTACCCTTGACACCCAATGGCAAGGTAGACCGTCGCGCCCTACCACAACCTGATATAGCCACTAGAAATCTCTCAACTGGCACTGTTTTACCCCGGACTCCCATTGAAGCTCAACTGGCACAAATCTGGAGTGAAGTCTTAGGCGTGGAAACCATTGGCGTTAAAGACAACTTCTTTGAGCTTGGGGGTCATTCCCTACTAGCTACCCAAGTCCTGTCACAGATCAACTCAACCTTTGGATTGGATTTATCTATCCAGATCATGTTTGAGTCTCCCACCGTAGCTGGGATAGCAGCCTATATAGAAGTAGTGAATTTAGTCACACAAAATTTATCAAATAAAGAAGTCAGTAGCGAGGTAGTGGAGTTTTAA
- a CDS encoding SDR family NAD(P)-dependent oxidoreductase, protein MQLNNYSQNLESPNSENFIYRDIEIAILSSLTVDDCVVIEKQTKNLESELVAYIVPSGLFVPEQLLSHLQAILPRELVPTAIVTISTIPLTSTGQVDEVTLASLEVIDSDLIYRAQKQLESLSAIERVAVVAEPLVTNVPPVHLQDLLGETEAIAFEDSQQNLQATIPRQNVENQETFSSKNLAISQGEPLPQSENAPKTLKELLQKATQNSTKNIIYIQPDGSEKFQSYREVWQDAQRILSGLRKLGLKPQDKVIFQLEDNQDFICGFWACVLGGFVPVPISIAPTYELANSIASKLQNTWQMLDKPFVLTNAALAPKIDDLSKFLKLENFQFAIIDQLRECEPDLNLYQSQPEDLAILFLTSGSTGIPKCVMLNHHNLLSMTTGLILMGHFSSQESVLNWMPLDHVGALVSLSIMAVSLGCQQIHVPTNLIVQNPLLWLDLIDKHQATISWAPNFAFSLICDALGDSIYGKMGEQYRPENNQKHWDLSSMGFVINAGEPIVTKIARNFLKLLRPYGLPTNAIHPAFGMSETSSGITYSDSFSLESSSDDSLFVELGLPLAGASLRIVDENEQIVTESTIGRLQVQGASVTSGYYQNPQANQEIFTFDGWFNTGDLGFLHQGRLTITGRQKDVIIINGLNYYCHEIEAAVEEIKEVEVSYTAACAVRQPGIHTDKLAIFFHTAIVDDTSLLTLLKEIRTSVVNKVGINPDYLLPVEPEAIPKTAIGKIQRSQLSRRFNTGEFKSVIKHVDILLGNANTIPDWFYRQVWQPKNPITFNSSLNLTNCTLVFLDAFGLGTYLCQILSERNLQYITVSPGEDFRKINHSHYTITPGQAKDYKLLLKSLATDNITIGQILHLWNYDQYLGEITSIEALEAAQEKGIYSLLFLVQALAKVQGVDSPIQLLFISSYVQSISSDDPIAYEKSPVLGLLKTIPQELPCLNCRHIDLPFAEVEKTGTYLLQEMQVSSKEREVAYRNGQRFIPRLEKVDFTSKPKSPISFKHRGTYLITGGLGGIGIEIARYLLKHYQARLLLVGRTPLIHHGKEDVITQHQKAYQELSQLGGEVIYEAVDICDLNHLQIIVEKAQSQWCKNLDGVLHLAGTSHEQMILEETQENLAAILRPKVFGAWTLHQLVKDNKGSIFINFSSVNGFFGSTAVGAYAAANSFLDGFSHYQNSHSELTSYCLSWSMWHEIGMSQGYQLKNLIRTKGFYVMSSSQAISSMLATLQHQQTHLLIGLDGSNQNIQLWQSQAFNLQKLSAYFTTHSSDDIFKLQHLTVEDRFGNSCNCNLVKLKEIPLTESGAIDKNKLIRQFTGQDTGTHVAPRNKLEQQIADIWEQVLGRPVFSVHHNFFELGGNSLVGTQVISRLRNTFSIDLSLQSLFKLPTVAELASNIEVIEILMKNEYAIANDIAEEYEEGCL, encoded by the coding sequence ATGCAGCTAAATAATTATAGTCAAAACCTAGAAAGTCCAAATAGTGAAAATTTTATATATAGAGATATAGAAATTGCGATTCTGTCGAGTTTAACTGTTGATGATTGTGTAGTTATAGAGAAACAAACAAAAAATCTAGAATCAGAATTAGTTGCTTATATAGTTCCATCAGGGTTGTTTGTACCAGAACAATTATTGTCTCACCTGCAAGCAATTCTACCTAGAGAATTAGTACCTACCGCCATAGTCACAATCTCCACCATACCCCTAACAAGTACAGGTCAGGTAGATGAAGTTACTCTAGCTAGTTTAGAAGTTATTGACTCCGACTTAATATATCGCGCACAGAAGCAACTAGAGTCATTGTCAGCAATTGAACGTGTTGCAGTGGTGGCTGAACCATTGGTGACAAATGTTCCTCCTGTGCATTTGCAAGACTTACTAGGTGAAACTGAGGCGATCGCCTTTGAAGATAGTCAGCAAAATTTACAAGCAACTATACCTAGACAGAACGTAGAAAATCAGGAGACCTTTTCATCAAAAAATTTAGCTATTAGTCAAGGGGAACCTCTGCCACAGTCCGAAAATGCTCCTAAAACTTTAAAAGAATTATTACAAAAAGCTACTCAAAATTCGACTAAAAATATTATTTATATTCAACCAGATGGTAGTGAAAAATTCCAATCATATCGGGAAGTATGGCAAGATGCTCAACGGATTTTATCTGGGTTAAGAAAGCTAGGACTTAAGCCCCAAGATAAAGTAATTTTTCAACTAGAAGACAATCAAGATTTCATTTGTGGTTTTTGGGCTTGCGTGCTTGGTGGCTTCGTTCCAGTACCCATATCCATCGCCCCAACCTACGAATTAGCTAATAGTATTGCCAGCAAACTGCAAAACACTTGGCAGATGTTGGATAAACCGTTTGTACTAACAAATGCTGCCTTAGCCCCCAAAATTGATGACTTATCCAAATTTTTAAAATTAGAAAACTTTCAATTTGCAATTATTGATCAGTTGCGTGAGTGTGAACCGGATTTAAATCTGTATCAAAGTCAGCCAGAGGATTTAGCGATTTTGTTCTTGACTTCTGGTAGCACTGGTATACCCAAGTGTGTGATGCTCAATCATCACAATTTATTGAGTATGACAACTGGCTTAATTTTAATGGGTCATTTCTCCAGCCAGGAAAGTGTTTTAAATTGGATGCCTTTGGATCACGTCGGTGCGCTAGTTTCTCTCAGTATTATGGCTGTGAGTTTAGGTTGCCAACAAATCCATGTACCTACTAACTTGATTGTCCAGAACCCGCTTTTGTGGCTGGATTTAATTGACAAACATCAAGCCACGATTAGTTGGGCCCCTAACTTTGCCTTTTCGCTGATATGCGATGCTTTGGGCGATTCTATCTACGGAAAGATGGGTGAACAGTATCGGCCTGAAAATAATCAAAAACACTGGGATTTATCATCTATGGGTTTTGTGATCAACGCAGGAGAACCCATTGTTACCAAGATAGCCAGGAATTTCTTAAAACTGCTTCGCCCTTATGGTTTACCAACGAATGCGATTCATCCAGCCTTTGGGATGAGCGAAACCTCTTCTGGGATTACATACTCTGATAGTTTTTCTCTAGAATCTTCATCAGATGACAGTTTATTTGTAGAATTAGGGCTGCCACTTGCTGGGGCTTCACTGCGGATTGTTGATGAAAATGAACAAATAGTTACAGAAAGTACGATTGGGCGTTTACAGGTTCAAGGTGCATCTGTGACTTCTGGTTACTATCAAAATCCACAGGCGAACCAAGAAATTTTTACTTTTGATGGTTGGTTTAACACCGGAGATTTAGGTTTCCTCCATCAAGGGCGTTTAACTATTACTGGACGGCAGAAAGATGTAATTATCATTAATGGGCTAAATTACTATTGCCACGAAATCGAGGCCGCAGTTGAAGAAATTAAAGAAGTAGAAGTTTCTTATACAGCTGCTTGTGCTGTTAGACAACCAGGAATTCATACTGATAAACTAGCGATCTTCTTCCATACTGCGATCGTTGATGACACTAGTTTATTAACTCTGCTAAAGGAAATTCGTACCTCCGTTGTCAATAAAGTGGGCATAAACCCGGATTATTTGCTGCCAGTAGAGCCAGAAGCTATTCCTAAAACCGCCATTGGAAAAATCCAGCGATCGCAACTGAGTCGGCGCTTCAATACAGGTGAATTTAAATCAGTTATTAAACACGTTGATATATTACTCGGTAACGCCAATACCATTCCTGATTGGTTCTACCGTCAAGTATGGCAGCCCAAAAATCCTATTACTTTTAATTCTTCTTTAAACCTTACTAATTGCACCTTGGTATTTCTAGATGCTTTTGGTTTGGGTACATATTTATGTCAAATATTATCAGAGCGTAACCTGCAATACATAACAGTTTCTCCAGGTGAAGATTTTCGCAAAATCAATCACTCACACTACACAATTACCCCAGGGCAGGCCAAAGACTACAAACTATTACTCAAATCTCTAGCAACCGATAATATTACCATTGGGCAGATTCTTCATCTATGGAATTATGACCAATATCTTGGCGAAATCACAAGTATTGAGGCTTTGGAAGCAGCGCAAGAAAAGGGAATATATAGTTTATTATTCCTAGTTCAAGCTTTAGCAAAAGTTCAGGGTGTAGATAGTCCTATTCAATTACTATTTATATCTTCTTATGTTCAGTCTATTTCCTCAGATGACCCCATAGCTTATGAAAAATCACCAGTTTTAGGACTGCTAAAAACCATTCCTCAAGAATTACCTTGCTTAAACTGTCGCCATATAGATTTGCCATTTGCTGAAGTTGAGAAAACTGGAACTTATCTCTTACAAGAGATGCAGGTTTCCTCAAAAGAACGAGAGGTAGCTTATAGAAATGGGCAACGTTTCATTCCTCGCCTAGAAAAAGTAGATTTTACCAGCAAACCTAAATCTCCTATTTCCTTCAAGCACAGAGGTACTTATTTAATAACTGGAGGATTGGGTGGTATAGGAATTGAAATTGCGCGTTACTTACTAAAACATTACCAAGCTCGACTCCTATTAGTTGGTAGAACTCCTTTAATTCATCATGGAAAAGAAGATGTTATTACACAACATCAAAAAGCTTACCAAGAACTATCACAGCTTGGGGGAGAAGTAATTTACGAAGCTGTTGACATATGTGACTTAAACCACTTGCAAATAATAGTTGAAAAAGCTCAATCCCAATGGTGTAAAAATCTTGATGGAGTACTTCATTTAGCTGGAACTTCTCATGAGCAAATGATACTTGAAGAAACTCAGGAGAACTTAGCAGCAATACTACGTCCTAAAGTGTTTGGTGCTTGGACACTACATCAATTGGTAAAAGATAACAAAGGCAGCATTTTTATCAACTTTTCTTCGGTAAACGGTTTTTTTGGTAGTACTGCTGTTGGTGCTTATGCTGCGGCTAATAGTTTTCTGGACGGCTTTTCTCATTACCAAAACTCACACAGTGAATTAACAAGCTATTGTTTGAGTTGGAGTATGTGGCATGAAATAGGCATGAGCCAAGGATATCAGCTGAAGAATCTCATCCGCACCAAAGGTTTCTATGTCATGTCTTCCTCTCAAGCAATATCTTCAATGCTTGCCACCTTACAACATCAGCAAACCCATCTATTAATAGGTTTGGATGGCAGCAACCAAAACATTCAACTTTGGCAGTCTCAAGCCTTTAATTTACAAAAATTATCTGCTTATTTTACTACTCATAGTAGTGACGATATTTTTAAATTACAGCACTTAACTGTGGAAGACCGCTTTGGAAATTCCTGCAATTGTAACTTAGTCAAGCTGAAAGAAATACCCTTAACCGAAAGTGGTGCAATTGATAAGAACAAATTAATTCGACAATTTACTGGACAGGACACAGGAACTCATGTAGCACCCCGAAATAAGTTAGAGCAACAAATTGCTGATATTTGGGAACAAGTTTTGGGAAGACCAGTGTTTAGTGTTCATCACAACTTTTTTGAATTGGGAGGAAATTCCCTTGTCGGAACGCAAGTGATTTCTCGGTTACGAAATACCTTCTCCATTGATTTGTCTTTACAGAGTTTATTTAAATTACCCACTGTAGCTGAATTAGCTAGCAATATAGAGGTAATAGAGATATTAATGAAAAATGAATATGCCATTGCTAATGACATAGCAGAAGAATATGAAGAGGGATGTTTGTAA